In one Pseudomonas tensinigenes genomic region, the following are encoded:
- a CDS encoding STAS domain-containing protein, whose protein sequence is MERIPILQMGKFLLVTIQVDMHDQLALTLQDDLSERISKTSARGVLIDISALDMVDSFIGRMISTISGLSKIMDAETMLVGMQPAVAITLVELGLTLPGVSTALNVERGMKLLQERVDRQ, encoded by the coding sequence ATGGAACGTATTCCGATTCTCCAGATGGGCAAGTTCCTGCTGGTGACCATTCAGGTCGACATGCATGACCAACTCGCCCTCACCTTGCAGGACGACTTGTCCGAGCGCATCAGCAAGACCTCGGCGCGTGGCGTGTTGATCGACATCTCGGCGCTGGACATGGTCGATTCGTTCATTGGCCGGATGATCAGCACGATCTCCGGCCTGTCGAAAATCATGGACGCCGAAACCATGCTGGTCGGCATGCAACCAGCGGTGGCGATCACACTCGTCGAACTCGGCCTGACCCTGCCCGGCGTCAGCACGGCATTGAACGTCGAGCGCGGGATGAAGCTGCTGCAGGAACGAGTAGACCGGCAATGA
- a CDS encoding STAS domain-containing protein has protein sequence MAALQNSTLDAMKNKQAQLLGEWINGLQASGATRNLKDHDLQQQTTEFLQLVVSGIENDNGTNIAAPGWEATRQFLEKLSHSRALLGQDSQQTASFIFALKGPLFNLLQSHYKDQPALLAEQLWEVSELLDAFGMHTIRTFQKSREAVIKRQQEELLELSTPVVKLWDGVLALPMIGTLDSQRTQVVMESLLQRIVDTGSEIAIIDITGVPTVDTLVAQHLLKTVTAIRLMGADCIISGVRPQIAQTIVHLGLDLQGVVTKANLADALKLALTRLGVSLVKTV, from the coding sequence ATGGCAGCACTGCAGAACAGCACACTCGATGCGATGAAAAACAAACAAGCACAACTGCTGGGCGAATGGATCAACGGCCTGCAAGCCAGCGGTGCCACCCGCAACCTGAAAGACCACGATCTGCAGCAACAGACCACAGAATTCCTGCAACTGGTGGTCAGTGGCATCGAGAACGACAACGGCACCAACATTGCCGCACCGGGCTGGGAAGCCACCCGCCAGTTCCTCGAGAAGCTCTCCCACAGCCGCGCCTTGCTCGGCCAGGATTCGCAGCAGACCGCCAGTTTCATCTTCGCCCTCAAAGGCCCGTTGTTTAACCTGCTGCAGAGCCATTACAAAGACCAGCCGGCGCTGCTCGCCGAACAACTCTGGGAAGTCTCCGAGCTGCTTGATGCATTCGGCATGCACACCATCCGCACCTTCCAGAAATCCCGCGAAGCGGTGATCAAGCGTCAACAGGAAGAACTGCTGGAGCTGTCGACCCCGGTGGTCAAGCTGTGGGACGGCGTGCTGGCGCTGCCAATGATCGGCACCCTCGACTCGCAGCGCACGCAAGTGGTGATGGAATCGCTGCTGCAACGCATCGTCGACACCGGTTCGGAAATCGCCATCATCGACATCACCGGCGTGCCGACAGTCGACACCCTAGTCGCGCAACACCTGCTGAAAACCGTGACCGCAATCCGCCTGATGGGCGCCGACTGCATCATCAGCGGCGTGCGTCCGCAAATCGCGCAAACCATCGTCCACCTCGGCCTCGACCTGCAAGGCGTGGTGACCAAAGCCAATCTGGCCGATGCGTTGAAACTGGCCCTGACCCGTCTGGGTGTCAGCCTCGTCAAGACGGTATAA
- a CDS encoding DUF4142 domain-containing protein, which yields MDGFNLRHLVLAVALSSGMGSAFAATDNDFVDNAAAGGIAEIETSRLALEKSQSADIKAFANMMITDHGKANDELATIAKANDIEVPDTTTLVKQAKEKILEVRDESFDAAYANNQVKAHEETIELFKKQANTVTDDKVKGATELKAFAQKMLPGLEKHLAAAKELQAKHPSK from the coding sequence ATGGACGGATTCAACCTGCGTCATCTGGTTTTGGCTGTCGCTTTGAGCAGCGGTATGGGCAGCGCCTTCGCTGCGACTGACAATGATTTTGTCGATAACGCCGCGGCCGGTGGCATTGCCGAAATCGAAACCAGTCGTCTGGCCCTGGAAAAAAGTCAATCGGCTGACATCAAGGCCTTCGCCAATATGATGATCACCGACCATGGCAAGGCCAACGATGAGCTGGCGACCATTGCCAAAGCTAACGACATCGAAGTTCCGGACACCACGACGTTGGTCAAACAGGCCAAGGAAAAAATCCTCGAAGTGCGTGATGAATCTTTCGACGCGGCGTACGCCAACAATCAGGTGAAGGCGCACGAAGAGACTATTGAGCTGTTCAAGAAGCAAGCCAATACCGTGACCGATGACAAGGTCAAAGGCGCGACTGAACTGAAAGCGTTTGCGCAGAAAATGCTGCCGGGGCTGGAAAAACATCTCGCGGCTGCCAAAGAGCTGCAGGCCAAACATCCGAGCAAGTAA
- a CDS encoding DUF465 domain-containing protein: protein MPVPHDLFQDLSCTKEEIQQKRIQDPRLDSLINKYSQADADVVKAETATSDAPTDDALKKLKEKRLKVKDEIVSHLQAPS, encoded by the coding sequence ATGCCGGTTCCCCATGACCTGTTTCAGGACTTGAGTTGCACGAAGGAAGAGATCCAGCAAAAACGCATCCAGGATCCACGATTGGATTCACTGATCAACAAGTATTCCCAAGCCGATGCCGATGTGGTCAAAGCCGAAACGGCCACCTCAGATGCTCCCACCGACGACGCATTGAAAAAGCTCAAAGAGAAGCGCCTGAAGGTCAAAGACGAAATCGTCAGCCATTTGCAGGCTCCGTCCTGA
- a CDS encoding SMP-30/gluconolactonase/LRE family protein, which produces MKLRHLLLLLVLIVIAFLLLMPTKVEPVAWTPPPAPSLTEGIYAENQKLKGIAQVGPSDIEGPEALLLESDFLITGLHDGRLIRTSLDGQQRKVLADTGGRPLGLARHPNGLLVIADGVKGLLSLDAQGQLVPLTTEANGLAFGFTDDVAIDKSGHYAYFSDASSRWGYGHDGEAVIEHGGDGRLLRYDFQSGKTSVLLDKLEFANGVTLGPDDAYVLVNETGAYRISRYWLTGPKAGTHDLFIDNLPGLPDNLAFNGSNRFWVALYAPRNALLDGTAGHPFVRKMIVRALTVLPKPEEKRGFVLGLDLDGKVIANLQDASSGNYSPITTVREYGSWLYFGSLKATHMARMPLDAALK; this is translated from the coding sequence GTGAAGCTACGACATCTGCTGTTGCTGCTGGTGCTCATCGTCATCGCGTTCTTATTGTTGATGCCCACCAAAGTCGAACCGGTGGCCTGGACACCGCCGCCAGCACCTTCGCTGACAGAAGGTATATATGCCGAGAACCAGAAACTCAAAGGCATAGCGCAGGTCGGGCCGAGCGACATCGAAGGGCCAGAAGCCTTGCTGCTGGAAAGTGACTTTTTGATCACCGGCCTGCACGACGGCCGACTGATCCGCACCAGCCTCGACGGCCAGCAACGCAAAGTACTCGCCGACACCGGTGGCCGTCCGCTGGGCTTGGCCCGACATCCGAACGGCTTGCTGGTGATCGCCGACGGGGTCAAGGGTTTGCTGTCCCTTGATGCGCAAGGTCAGCTGGTTCCTTTGACCACGGAGGCCAATGGACTGGCCTTCGGTTTTACTGATGACGTGGCCATCGACAAGTCAGGGCATTACGCCTATTTCAGCGATGCTTCCAGTCGCTGGGGTTATGGCCATGACGGCGAGGCGGTCATTGAGCACGGCGGCGATGGACGTCTGCTGCGCTATGACTTTCAGAGCGGCAAAACCAGTGTGCTGCTCGATAAGCTTGAGTTCGCCAACGGCGTCACCCTCGGCCCGGACGATGCCTATGTGCTGGTCAACGAAACCGGCGCCTATCGTATCAGCCGTTACTGGCTGACCGGGCCGAAAGCCGGTACTCATGACCTGTTTATCGACAACCTGCCGGGGCTGCCGGACAACCTCGCGTTCAATGGCAGTAACCGGTTCTGGGTGGCGTTGTATGCGCCGCGCAATGCTCTGCTTGATGGCACCGCCGGGCATCCGTTCGTGCGCAAGATGATCGTGCGGGCGCTGACGGTTTTGCCTAAACCGGAGGAGAAGCGCGGGTTTGTGCTGGGGCTGGATCTGGACGGCAAGGTGATTGCCAATTTGCAGGACGCGAGCAGTGGCAATTACTCGCCGATCACCACGGTGCGCGAGTATGGGTCGTGGTTGTATTTTGGCTCGTTGAAGGCGACGCATATGGCACGGATGCCGTTGGATGCGGCCCTTAAGTGA